TTCTTTCTGTGCTTGTTTGAGCCGTTCTTTTGTCACCGCAAAATATTCACGGTATTCCCGGAGCGATGGGAAGTACGCTCTATCCTGACGCTCAAGTTGGATGCGGAGAACGTTCAAGACATCCGCTTCACGAATTGCTCTGTTGATGTCATAAAAAACATTCACACCCAACTTCTCAATCTCTTTCGGGATGAGGGTTTTCGGTCCGCAAACGGAGACGGTTGCGCCCATTGTTTTCAATCCGAAAATGTTGGAGAGCGCAACGCGACTGTGAGAAATATCTCCGACGATGCACACGTGAACACCCTCAAGCGTTCCGAATTTTTCGCGAATCGTGTACATATCGAGCAACGCCTGCGTAGGATGTTCGTGAGAGCCGTCGCCTGCATTGATGATGTGTGCGTCCATAATTTTTGTGAGAAAGTGAGGCGAGCCTTGAGCGGCATGACGAATCACCACCATATCAATCTTCATCGCTTCAAGATTACGCACGGTGTCTTTCAGCGTTTCACCTTTCTTGAGACTGCTGACGCTAGCAGAAAAATTCACCACGTCGGCAGAGAGTCGTCGCTCCGCCAACTCGAATGAAACTCGTGTGCGTGTCGAATCTTCAAGAAATAAATTGACGATGGTTTGTCCCTGCAACGTCGGGACTTTCTTCACCGGGCGTTCCAATACTTCTCGGAAGTTTGTCGTGGTATCAAGAAGTAGATTAATATCTTCTTTCGGCACGTCTTCCAAGCCGAGTAAATGTCGTGAGGATAAAGGCATTAGTTGTTCTCCTTTAATTCTTTGAGATAGACTGCATCTTCTCCGT
The genomic region above belongs to Ignavibacteriota bacterium and contains:
- a CDS encoding aspartate carbamoyltransferase catalytic subunit — its product is MPLSSRHLLGLEDVPKEDINLLLDTTTNFREVLERPVKKVPTLQGQTIVNLFLEDSTRTRVSFELAERRLSADVVNFSASVSSLKKGETLKDTVRNLEAMKIDMVVIRHAAQGSPHFLTKIMDAHIINAGDGSHEHPTQALLDMYTIREKFGTLEGVHVCIVGDISHSRVALSNIFGLKTMGATVSVCGPKTLIPKEIEKLGVNVFYDINRAIREADVLNVLRIQLERQDRAYFPSLREYREYFAVTKERLKQAQKEITILHPGPINRDVELSADVADSDASLILHQVLNGVAVRMAVLYLLGTGK